Genomic segment of Ruegeria sp. TM1040:
TCGCGCAGTTGCCCGGCCTGACGCCCGGCCTCGTCACCGGGCCCAAAGAAAATATCGGCACGCTGCGCGCCTTTGATGGCAGAGCCGGTGTCCTGTGCAATCATCAGCCGCCGCATCTTGGTCTGCCCATTCTTCTCGATCCAAACGGGGGCGCCCAGCGGCGTATAAGCCGGATCAACCGCTATCGAACGCATCGGCGTGATCGATCTGTTCATGGCGCCCAATGGTCCCCGGTTGGAGGGCACTTTGCGCACCTCGCGAAAGAACACATATGAGGGGTTGTGCATCAACAGCTCCATCCCCGGTCCCGGATTACGGCGAACCCAGTTCTGGATCACACCTGCGCTCACTTGATGCAGGTTGTAGATCCCACGCCGGACCATTTCCTGCCCGATTGAGCGATAGGGATGCCCGTTTGCGCCGCCATACCCAAGACGTATCACAGATCCATCTTGGAGTTTGATCCGACCAGATCCTTGAATTTGCAGGAAAAACAACTCAACCGGATCATCGACCCAGGCGATTTCCAATCCCCGCCCGTCCATGACGCCAGACGTAAGAATGTCGCGTCTAGACAACCAGGTCGACGACTGGCGGGCCTCTGGGGGCATCCGATAGACCGGATACTGGAACCGCCCACCTCGCTGGCGCGCTCCGTTGAGTTCAGGTTCGAAATAGCCGGTGAACAGACCTTCTTTTCCGTCTTCGATCAGAACCGGACGAAAAAACAGCTCAAAGAACGCGCGCGCACCGCTGTCATCTGCGTTCTGGGCCATGGCGCAAAGCGATTGCCAGTCTGCCCCGTCCATGTCCATGCAGGTTTCCCGAAAAACGCGAAGGGCCTCGACATGGTTGTCGAGGTCCCAATCAGAGAGCTCTGTGAACTCAAGTATGCGAAGAGACGGCCCCGTCTCGGATTGCGCTCCGGCGCCGGAAAAAAGGGCTGCGGTTAATAACGCCGCGCCAAGTCCATGCCGAAGCGTCTCCGTCATGCGTCCGTTGCCACCAGCAGCCAATTCGGGTCGCCGGTGCCCATCTGGCGCGAGAAGGTCCAAGTGTCCTTCTGCCGCTTCACGGCTTTGGGGTCACCTTCCACGATTTCACCCGCGCGGTTGCGCACGGCCGAGGTCAGCTCACCGACAAAGCGCACAGTGATTTCTGCTGTAGAGGTCGCTGTGTCAAAGGTGGCGTCGATGATGCTCGTCTCGCGCACACCGATGAATTCTGCCTCGATGGTCAACCCCTGATCTTCACGCGCGGACACTGCGTCAACAAAGCTCTGGAAGATATCATCAGAAATAAACGGCTGAATACCGTCTAGCTCACCGGTTTCGAACCCCATCAAGATCATCTCATAGGCGCCACGGGCACCCTGCACGAACTCGGCCACCTGGAAGGAAGAATCCGAGCGTTTCATATCGCTCAGCGCCTTTGACTGCGGGCTGCCTTCGTCGACATACGCGATGATGTCATCGTCGGGGCTGCCCTCGATCACCTCAAACTTGCGCTGCGGGGCGCGTGTTTCGCTGCTGGCAAGCGGGGGCTTT
This window contains:
- a CDS encoding murein transglycosylase A encodes the protein MTETLRHGLGAALLTAALFSGAGAQSETGPSLRILEFTELSDWDLDNHVEALRVFRETCMDMDGADWQSLCAMAQNADDSGARAFFELFFRPVLIEDGKEGLFTGYFEPELNGARQRGGRFQYPVYRMPPEARQSSTWLSRRDILTSGVMDGRGLEIAWVDDPVELFFLQIQGSGRIKLQDGSVIRLGYGGANGHPYRSIGQEMVRRGIYNLHQVSAGVIQNWVRRNPGPGMELLMHNPSYVFFREVRKVPSNRGPLGAMNRSITPMRSIAVDPAYTPLGAPVWIEKNGQTKMRRLMIAQDTGSAIKGAQRADIFFGPGDEAGRQAGQLRDPGRMMVLMPIQRAYAMLPDDL
- a CDS encoding Tim44/TimA family putative adaptor protein; this encodes MESPLIELLVLAGIAVFLILRLKSVLGTREGFEKPPLASSETRAPQRKFEVIEGSPDDDIIAYVDEGSPQSKALSDMKRSDSSFQVAEFVQGARGAYEMILMGFETGELDGIQPFISDDIFQSFVDAVSAREDQGLTIEAEFIGVRETSIIDATFDTATSTAEITVRFVGELTSAVRNRAGEIVEGDPKAVKRQKDTWTFSRQMGTGDPNWLLVATDA